One part of the Equus asinus isolate D_3611 breed Donkey chromosome 6, EquAss-T2T_v2, whole genome shotgun sequence genome encodes these proteins:
- the YPEL5 gene encoding protein yippee-like 5, with protein sequence MGRIFLDHIGGTRLFSCANCDTILTNRSELISTRFTGATGRAFLFNKVVNLQYSEVQDRVMLTGRHMVRDVSCKNCNSKLGWIYEFATEDSQRYKEGRVILERALVRESEGFEEHVPSDNS encoded by the exons ATGGGCAGAATTTTCCTTGATCACATCGGTGGTACCCGTCTGTTTTCTTGTGCAAACTGTGATACGATCCTGACCAACCGCTCAGAACTCATCTCCACTCGGTTCACAGGCGCCACTGGCAGAGCATTTCTTTTTAACAAG GTGGTTAACCTGCAGTACAGTGAAGTTCAAGACCGGGTCATGCTCACTGGCCGCCACATGGTTCGAGATGTGAGCTGCAAAAACTGCAATAGCAAACTGGGATGGATCTATGAGTTTGCCACTGAAGACAGCCAGCGTTATAAGGAAGGCCGTGTGATCCTGGAACGTGCTCTAGTTCGAGAGAGTGAGGGCTTTGAGGAGCATGTACCATCTGATAACtcttga